A single window of Pseudarthrobacter defluvii DNA harbors:
- a CDS encoding DUF6504 family protein produces the protein MGMFSESVDVVCSAAGQPESLVWAGRSYTVCAEPVRWYERRQWWAEDSRAPLGSGPGVVDHEIWRIQVLPVPLAPRPGPAGEPAGAEPLTLDLSRHIRSGRWRLLRIHDALRPRTA, from the coding sequence ATGGGCATGTTCAGCGAGTCTGTTGACGTGGTGTGCTCCGCTGCAGGGCAACCTGAATCCCTGGTCTGGGCAGGCAGGTCCTACACTGTCTGCGCCGAACCTGTCCGATGGTATGAAAGACGGCAGTGGTGGGCCGAGGACTCCCGGGCTCCCTTGGGAAGCGGGCCGGGCGTGGTGGACCACGAAATCTGGCGCATCCAGGTGCTGCCCGTCCCGTTGGCACCCCGCCCCGGGCCTGCGGGAGAACCTGCAGGTGCAGAACCCCTGACCCTGGACCTGTCCCGTCATATCCGCAGCGGCCGGTGGCGGCTGCTGCGGATCCATGACGCACTACGCCCCAGAACTGCTTGA